From a single Helicovermis profundi genomic region:
- a CDS encoding YaiI/YqxD family protein, translated as MKIWVDADGCPVVKITIEEAKKHSVPLVVVKNHAVRIEDDYAKIVTVDVTRDAADYYIVNHMEKGDLVITQDNGLSAMALAKDGKILNQNGRWITNDNIELILESRHISQKERMKKKKSYTKFKKREKTKDDNFRRELVSFIENI; from the coding sequence ATGAAAATTTGGGTAGATGCAGATGGCTGTCCTGTAGTAAAAATTACTATAGAAGAAGCAAAAAAACATAGTGTTCCACTAGTAGTTGTTAAAAACCATGCGGTAAGAATTGAAGACGATTATGCTAAAATTGTTACTGTTGATGTTACAAGAGATGCAGCTGATTATTATATCGTTAATCACATGGAAAAAGGTGATTTAGTAATTACTCAGGACAATGGACTTTCAGCGATGGCACTGGCGAAAGATGGTAAAATTCTAAATCAAAATGGTAGATGGATTACAAATGATAATATAGAACTTATACTTGAATCAAGACATATTAGTCAAAAAGAGAGAATGAAAAAAAAGAAGAGCTATACTAAATTTAAGAAAAGAGAAAAAACAAAAGATGACAATTTTAGACGTGAATTAGTTAGCTTTATTGAAAATATATAA
- a CDS encoding DUF6036 family nucleotidyltransferase, protein MDIKIELQEKIRDMEKVAELFEVEPFDIYFLGGSACVLGEYTARATRDFDFVDLEYSSKLGKVFAQLRDFDMLEYPSTLLSPKYKERALKLEEFKYLNVYILSIEDIIVSKIIRLAKKDIDDIDILIKKADKNLLTTIIDEVLNRNDLFESKKKAFKNNLLIFKEKYNV, encoded by the coding sequence ATGGATATTAAAATTGAATTGCAAGAAAAAATTCGAGACATGGAAAAAGTTGCTGAACTATTTGAAGTTGAACCGTTTGATATATATTTTCTAGGTGGATCTGCATGTGTTTTAGGTGAATATACTGCTAGAGCTACAAGGGATTTTGATTTTGTAGATTTAGAATATTCTTCTAAGTTAGGAAAAGTATTTGCTCAACTTAGAGATTTCGATATGCTTGAATATCCTTCTACTTTGCTTTCTCCTAAATATAAAGAAAGAGCTTTAAAACTTGAAGAATTTAAATATTTAAATGTATATATATTATCTATTGAAGATATAATTGTGAGTAAAATAATTAGACTTGCAAAGAAGGATATAGATGATATTGATATTTTGATAAAAAAAGCAGATAAAAATTTACTAACTACTATTATCGATGAAGTATTAAATAGGAATGATTTATTTGAAAGCAAAAAGAAAGCTTTTAAAAACAACTTATTGATTTTTAAGGAGAAATATAATGTTTAG
- a CDS encoding DUF6063 family protein: protein MKYEEKTILESFEIYSNLASKGQCLIKDFTSYTIDENVRALVDLFADNVECTVIVSSENLFLIPLAVASPFHISNESLKSKYLTSKHQVSDIYLMYFAMIVFFGLFYDSYLTIEPVLEFVSMETWLNEVNLHIASLKEHDEETLKYHESDMHYNWLLIIEKWSLIDDINEKSKVQDGRTNSHVSFLNLVKNFMLGEDLINDIGNMEYELTEKAKDIIGHYFMELEYNRGILELLYKGENDANNIED from the coding sequence ATGAAATATGAAGAAAAAACAATATTAGAATCTTTTGAAATTTATAGTAATTTAGCTTCAAAAGGGCAGTGTTTAATTAAAGATTTTACTTCCTATACTATAGATGAAAATGTTAGAGCTTTAGTTGATTTATTTGCTGACAATGTGGAATGCACAGTTATTGTTTCAAGCGAAAATCTATTTTTAATTCCCCTTGCAGTAGCTTCACCCTTTCATATTTCTAATGAAAGTCTTAAATCCAAGTATTTAACATCAAAGCATCAAGTTTCTGATATATATTTAATGTATTTTGCCATGATTGTTTTTTTCGGATTATTTTATGATAGTTATTTAACGATTGAACCTGTACTTGAATTCGTTTCTATGGAAACTTGGCTAAATGAAGTTAATTTGCATATTGCCTCTTTAAAAGAACATGACGAGGAAACTTTAAAGTATCATGAAAGTGATATGCATTACAATTGGTTATTAATTATTGAAAAATGGTCGCTAATTGATGATATTAATGAAAAATCAAAAGTTCAAGATGGTAGAACTAATAGCCATGTAAGTTTTTTAAATTTAGTTAAAAATTTTATGCTAGGTGAAGATCTTATTAATGATATTGGGAATATGGAGTATGAATTAACTGAGAAAGCTAAGGATATAATTGGACATTACTTTATGGAACTCGAATATAACCGAGGAATTTTAGAATTATTGTATAAAGGAGAAAATGATGCCAACAATATCGAAGATTAG
- a CDS encoding response regulator transcription factor, giving the protein MNTKILIADDEIRFRKLVYDFLTKEGYEVITAKDGKEAIEFFLHENDINLVILDVMMPYFTGFEVCKEIRRTSKVPILMLTALGGEVDEINGLNLGADEYITKPFSYEIFMARVNSLLRRTNKISQNTVFLEGISINDKTHEIIIDEKIVEFSPKEYKFILYLVKNLGRALSREQILNNVWGYDFYGDIRTVDTHIKSIRSKFGKYGEYIQTIRSVGYKLEVKK; this is encoded by the coding sequence ATGAACACAAAAATATTAATAGCAGATGATGAAATTAGGTTTAGAAAATTAGTTTATGATTTTTTAACTAAAGAAGGATATGAAGTAATAACGGCTAAAGATGGTAAAGAAGCAATTGAATTCTTTTTACATGAAAATGATATTAATTTAGTGATTTTAGATGTTATGATGCCATATTTTACCGGTTTTGAGGTTTGTAAAGAAATTAGAAGAACTTCAAAAGTACCAATTCTAATGCTTACAGCCTTAGGAGGTGAGGTGGATGAAATCAATGGACTAAATCTTGGTGCGGACGAGTATATTACAAAACCTTTTAGTTACGAGATTTTTATGGCTAGAGTGAATTCTCTTCTTAGACGCACTAATAAAATTAGTCAAAACACTGTTTTTCTTGAGGGTATATCAATTAATGATAAGACTCATGAAATTATTATTGATGAAAAAATTGTAGAATTTAGCCCGAAAGAGTATAAGTTTATTTTATATTTAGTTAAAAATTTAGGTAGAGCGCTTAGCCGTGAGCAGATTTTAAACAATGTTTGGGGATATGATTTTTATGGTGATATTAGAACAGTGGATACACATATAAAAAGCATTAGATCAAAATTTGGAAAATACGGTGAATATATTCAGACTATAAGAAGTGTTGGTTATAAACTAGAGGTGAAAAAATGA
- a CDS encoding HAMP domain-containing sensor histidine kinase — protein sequence MNSFFLEKYFIYRNEKIFLENVDRIRDVYNNDSDNLSSVLKSIDRSKGVHISIINNDLEVVDDSFNRPNLSSEKIVRKIPLNIAIDIKNQITNIEDTNKKYLYKVDEDFEYGNKKIQMITRLDKNKFLVIEKPINVINENANISNDFFAFTGVIAIVLGNIFLLFFTKKITKPIIEISGIAKSISNLDFTKKYKIKSEDELGELGSSINLISNKLNETISELIDANGLLKKDNEKKKHIDDMRKLFVSSVSHELKTPIGLIKGHLEGIKFNIVNDIKKQEKYLDIAIDEADRMDKLVKDLLVISEVESDVKIINKTNFNITILIEEILDKYQTIFIEKGIKCSSYLTKDYFVNADLSKIEQVLINYINNAIEHVDENRKIEIREVESDNAVRIIVKNFGKNIEENEFDNIWTSFYKVDKSRTRVSSGSGLGLSIVKSILDNHVAKYGVNNIEKGVEFWLELPTITI from the coding sequence ATGAATTCATTTTTTCTTGAGAAATATTTTATTTATAGAAATGAGAAAATATTTTTAGAAAATGTTGATAGGATAAGGGATGTTTATAATAATGATTCAGATAATTTATCTTCAGTCCTAAAATCAATTGATAGATCTAAAGGAGTTCATATTAGCATTATTAATAATGATTTAGAGGTTGTTGATGATTCTTTTAATAGACCAAACTTAAGTAGTGAAAAAATTGTAAGAAAAATTCCTCTTAATATTGCAATTGATATTAAAAATCAAATTACTAACATAGAAGATACTAATAAGAAATATTTGTATAAAGTTGATGAAGATTTTGAATATGGAAATAAAAAAATTCAGATGATTACAAGATTAGATAAAAATAAATTTTTAGTTATTGAAAAGCCTATAAATGTAATTAATGAAAACGCAAATATTTCGAATGACTTTTTTGCATTTACAGGAGTCATTGCTATAGTACTTGGTAATATATTTTTGCTTTTTTTTACAAAAAAAATTACTAAACCAATTATAGAAATTAGTGGCATTGCTAAAAGTATATCGAATCTTGATTTTACAAAAAAGTATAAAATAAAATCGGAAGACGAGTTAGGTGAACTTGGCAGCAGCATTAATCTCATATCAAACAAACTTAATGAAACAATAAGTGAATTAATAGATGCCAATGGGCTTCTAAAAAAAGATAATGAGAAGAAAAAGCATATTGATGATATGAGAAAATTATTTGTTTCAAGCGTATCACATGAACTAAAAACTCCAATTGGACTTATCAAAGGTCATCTTGAAGGTATAAAATTTAATATAGTAAATGATATAAAAAAACAAGAAAAATATCTCGACATTGCAATTGATGAAGCGGATAGAATGGATAAATTAGTTAAAGACCTTTTAGTGATATCAGAAGTTGAATCAGATGTTAAAATTATAAATAAAACAAATTTTAATATAACCATTTTAATTGAAGAAATCTTAGATAAATATCAAACTATTTTTATAGAAAAAGGTATTAAATGTAGCTCATATCTTACTAAAGATTATTTTGTTAATGCTGATCTTTCAAAAATTGAACAAGTTCTTATTAATTATATTAATAATGCAATTGAACATGTAGATGAAAATAGAAAAATTGAAATTAGAGAAGTAGAAAGTGATAATGCAGTCAGAATAATAGTTAAAAATTTTGGAAAAAATATTGAAGAGAATGAATTTGATAATATTTGGACCAGCTTCTATAAAGTTGATAAATCTAGAACACGTGTAAGTTCAGGTAGTGGACTTGGACTTTCTATAGTTAAATCAATTTTAGATAACCACGTGGCAAAATACGGGGTAAATAATATAGAAAAAGGTGTTGAATTTTGGTTAGAACTTCCTACCATCACAATTTAA
- a CDS encoding replicative DNA helicase, whose amino-acid sequence MQINENTFFSNYKERIKRLALYEPLITLQNKNTKDQSGKKIDLYDVGLLTLLFFYECKLIRKKEIGFMELSKFIFEMIHKRYNVDAKKCQTIAKDIIHVFRPASGKRLSKKFYDWNRKKDDVIYYSILKASKSDLLENKQYYELDEDGLELIFSTREYYSEFQLSINQMLLRKQLEKGEFVSALRQIDEMSINVESLNERIVKIKNDISRNVISEEVYNRYKRLIDDIHLRLEYENKEFNELKIFVNSVLDNLKFKRDSEKDSHIYTSALKVSNALDSVHKVHDKLLAKSISIQTTALLAAKESLYYTGIESFNFNKEIVSYCVANASPLETIRTIAKPFLSLEKCEKWSPLAIFFPQRVYNRDKSELNIEFAGLSKSEDDKVRVVELFYEKMMNLCLKYMSDDNELILSDLIVEVKKDQESLLSLRGFYDFWITLHQLSPINVFYDEEDQNHNIIINAIKILHSRYKTIQVTELKEILNINDEFKISNMKMFLEEKYEI is encoded by the coding sequence ATGCAGATTAATGAAAATACATTTTTTTCTAATTATAAGGAACGTATAAAACGTTTAGCTTTATATGAACCATTAATTACACTTCAAAACAAGAATACTAAAGATCAATCGGGTAAAAAAATAGATTTATACGATGTTGGATTGCTAACTTTGCTATTTTTTTATGAATGTAAGCTTATTAGAAAAAAAGAAATTGGCTTTATGGAATTATCTAAATTTATATTTGAAATGATTCATAAAAGGTATAATGTTGATGCTAAAAAATGCCAAACTATTGCTAAGGATATAATACATGTTTTTAGACCTGCTAGTGGAAAACGTTTATCAAAAAAATTTTATGATTGGAATAGGAAAAAAGATGATGTAATTTACTATTCGATTTTAAAGGCAAGCAAATCTGATTTGCTAGAAAATAAGCAATACTATGAACTTGATGAAGATGGATTAGAATTAATTTTTTCTACAAGAGAATATTATAGTGAATTTCAACTTTCCATTAATCAAATGCTTCTTAGAAAACAACTTGAAAAAGGTGAATTTGTAAGTGCCTTGAGGCAAATTGATGAAATGAGTATAAATGTTGAATCTTTAAATGAAAGAATTGTAAAAATTAAAAATGATATTAGTAGAAATGTTATTTCTGAGGAAGTTTATAATCGTTATAAACGTTTAATTGATGATATTCATTTAAGGCTAGAGTACGAAAACAAAGAATTTAATGAACTGAAAATTTTTGTTAATTCGGTTTTAGATAATTTGAAATTCAAAAGGGATAGTGAGAAAGATTCACATATATATACTAGCGCTTTAAAAGTTAGTAATGCCTTAGACTCTGTGCATAAAGTACATGATAAATTACTAGCAAAATCGATTAGTATTCAAACGACTGCACTTCTCGCAGCAAAGGAATCTCTTTATTATACTGGTATTGAGTCTTTTAATTTTAATAAAGAAATTGTATCTTATTGCGTAGCAAATGCTAGTCCGCTTGAAACGATTAGAACAATTGCAAAACCATTTTTATCACTTGAAAAATGCGAAAAATGGAGTCCACTTGCTATATTTTTTCCTCAGCGTGTTTATAATAGAGATAAAAGTGAGTTAAATATAGAGTTTGCTGGTCTATCAAAATCTGAGGATGACAAGGTCAGAGTAGTAGAATTATTTTATGAAAAAATGATGAACCTTTGTTTAAAGTATATGTCAGATGATAATGAACTTATTTTAAGTGATTTAATTGTTGAAGTAAAAAAAGACCAAGAGTCGCTTCTAAGTTTAAGAGGTTTTTATGATTTTTGGATAACACTTCATCAACTTTCTCCGATTAATGTATTTTATGACGAAGAAGATCAAAATCATAATATAATTATTAATGCTATAAAAATACTTCATAGTAGATATAAAACCATACAGGTTACAGAATTAAAAGAAATTTTAAATATTAATGATGAATTTAAAATAAGTAATATGAAAATGTTTTTGGAGGAAAAGTATGAAATATGA
- a CDS encoding EF-hand domain-containing protein, which translates to MTINSVNNYSSYSFKSLSNLSASDNNQQSLDGVGRGSGNRNGHGGPKGAGGPGGPGGPGGAGRLGEGRGPKIDQDSNGSWSETEVSDFASKASENLGISIDVNQIFDTYDTNDDGSISSDEIKKLASENGFNLPSPQEMMKSMDGGQKNKFRMNNQVDLTKLFDQNDSEDSILSFLNDSTISKSLEAYESNNTYNNADISSLLDLAL; encoded by the coding sequence TTGACAATTAATAGTGTTAATAATTATTCCTCGTATAGTTTTAAAAGCCTTAGTAATTTAAGTGCTTCTGATAATAATCAGCAAAGTTTAGATGGCGTGGGTAGAGGAAGTGGTAATAGAAATGGCCACGGCGGACCAAAAGGAGCTGGTGGTCCCGGTGGCCCTGGTGGACCAGGCGGTGCCGGTAGATTAGGAGAGGGACGTGGTCCTAAAATTGACCAAGATTCAAATGGTAGTTGGAGCGAGACTGAAGTAAGTGATTTCGCAAGTAAAGCATCTGAGAATTTAGGTATCTCTATTGATGTTAATCAAATTTTTGATACTTATGATACTAATGATGATGGAAGTATTAGTTCGGACGAAATAAAGAAACTTGCTAGCGAAAATGGCTTTAATTTGCCCTCACCTCAGGAAATGATGAAAAGTATGGATGGTGGTCAAAAAAATAAATTTAGAATGAATAATCAAGTAGATTTAACAAAGTTATTTGATCAAAATGATTCAGAAGATAGTATACTTTCTTTTTTAAATGATAGTACTATTTCAAAATCTTTAGAAGCTTATGAATCAAATAATACTTATAATAATGCTGATATATCAAGTCTCTTAGATTTAGCATTATAA